Part of the Pedobacter sp. MC2016-14 genome is shown below.
CGATAAAGAAAATAGGGAAAACTTATTAAATGAAGTGCAGAAGATGCAATTGAACCTCAAACGTACAGCCCGGTACAATGCGCAGTATCAGCTTACAGATGCGCAGTTGTTTGATGCCGTACGACTGGAAATATTTCGCATCACGAGCCTGGGGATTACCGGATTTGACACACCTGCATCATTGCAGGGCTTGCCAGAAACTATTTCTGCTCTGGAAGGTATTAAAAGTGTGTTGTTGAATTATAAAGGACATGAACAGGCAGATCAAATATTGGAGGCCGCCCTTAGCTATATCAAAAATAATCCTGATTTTAACACTTTTAACAGGTTAGACTTTACAACCAAATACCTGCAACCAATTAATCAAAACATAGCCCAGCTGCGTAAAATAAACCATATTGAAGCAGTTGCAGGCGGTTCTGCCATGTCAGATACTGCGACAACACTATTTGAAAAAAATGCGTTAAACATCAACAAGTTTGTAGGCAATTACACGGAGTACTTAAACAATGAAAAAGCTGCATTAGGTAAATTGCTTTTCAATAGTACCATTTTATCAAATGGAGGAAACAAAAGCTGTGCAAGCTGCCACCATGAAAGTGCTGCGTTTACGGATGGATTGGCAATTGCCAAGGGGGCAAGTAGAAACACACCAACTTTAATTTATGCCGGTTATCAGCGGGCATTCTTTTATGACCTTAAAGCAGGCACACTTGAAGATCAGGCATTAGATGTTGTGCACAATAAACAAGAAATGGATGGCTCTCTAAAAGAGGCATCTGTTAGGATAAATAAAAACAAAGCGCTAAGGGCAGAATTTGCTAAGGTATTTGGCGATAAAAATACCTCGGCAAACCCATGGAATATACAACATGTGTTGGCAAGCTATATCCGATCATTAGCACCATTTTCTTCGAGGTTAGACAAATATATGCAGGGAGATGAACGGCAGCTCAACGCAGAAGAAAAAGCCGGTTATAACTTATTTATGGGAAAGGCAAAATGTGGCAGCTGTCATTTTGCACCGCTTTTTAATGGAACACCATCACCTTTATTTAACAAAAGCGAAGCCGAGGTATTGGGCTTACCAGCTAAAGCCGATACAGCAAAGGCCAAATTAGATGAAGATCCCGGCCGGTTCACTTTAAACCCTTACCCTCAATATCAACATGCATTTAAGACTACAACATTACGCAATGTTTCAAGGACTGCTCCATATATGCACAATGGCGCTTACCAAACATTAGAACAGGTTTTGGATTTTTACAATAGAGGTGGGGGAGCCGGAATTGGCATCAATTTGGAAAACCAGACGCTAGCCCCTGAGCCACTGAATTTGGATAAAAAAGAAATTAAATCCATTGTTGCTTTTTTAAAGACATTGGACGACCAGTAAACTCATTAGATATATAACTTATTAAACTTTCAGTTATTTTTGAAAGTTTAATAAGTTTAGTATATTTGTGCATGGAATTAGCAGAAGGAAAACAGAAATTCATAGAGGCCTGGGGTAAACTAGGCTCTGAATGGGGAATTAACCGCACCATGGCACAAGTTCATGCTTTGCTGCTGATTTCGCCTGAAGCACTGACTACAGAAGAGATCATGGAAACGCTTAATATTTCAAGAGGCAACGCCAACATGACTTTAAGAGATTTGATTGGTTGGGGTTTAATTGAA
Proteins encoded:
- a CDS encoding cytochrome-c peroxidase, producing MIRIKKLAIFSTLIALVTLPSIFCVHKEEVPVLQVKGVFESELTILQNIVDQELFPAVKKSDEINIKKSFLKARNQYKRIEYYFEYFFPTTAVLVNGAAIDEIELGENLIKQPSGFQVMEELVYDTPDKENRENLLNEVQKMQLNLKRTARYNAQYQLTDAQLFDAVRLEIFRITSLGITGFDTPASLQGLPETISALEGIKSVLLNYKGHEQADQILEAALSYIKNNPDFNTFNRLDFTTKYLQPINQNIAQLRKINHIEAVAGGSAMSDTATTLFEKNALNINKFVGNYTEYLNNEKAALGKLLFNSTILSNGGNKSCASCHHESAAFTDGLAIAKGASRNTPTLIYAGYQRAFFYDLKAGTLEDQALDVVHNKQEMDGSLKEASVRINKNKALRAEFAKVFGDKNTSANPWNIQHVLASYIRSLAPFSSRLDKYMQGDERQLNAEEKAGYNLFMGKAKCGSCHFAPLFNGTPSPLFNKSEAEVLGLPAKADTAKAKLDEDPGRFTLNPYPQYQHAFKTTTLRNVSRTAPYMHNGAYQTLEQVLDFYNRGGGAGIGINLENQTLAPEPLNLDKKEIKSIVAFLKTLDDQ